The Edwardsiella tarda ATCC 15947 = NBRC 105688 region ACGTTGTACACCCCTTCTAACTGCTCCGGCAGGGTGGTCAGCTCGAAGTAGTGCGTGGCGAACAGGGTCATCGCCTTGATGCGACTCGCCAGACTCTCGGCACAGGCCCAGGCCAGGGAGAGGCCATCGTAGGTAGAGGTGCCACGGCCGATCTCGTCCATCAGCACCAGACTATGCTCGGTGGCGTTATGCAGGATGTTGGCGGTCTCGGTCATCTCTACCATGAAGGTGGAGCGGCCGGAGGCGAGATCGTCGGCGGCGCCGACGCGGGTGAAGATGCGATCGACCGGGCCGATGACGGCGCGTTCGGCGGGGACGAAGCTGCCGATATGGGCCAACAACACGATCAATGCCGTTTGACGCATGTAGGTGCTCTTACCGCCCATGTTCGGGCCGGTGATGACCAGCATGCGGCGCGCCGGTGAGAGATGCAGCGGGTTGGCGATAAACGGCTCTTTCAGCACTCGCTCGACCACCGGATGACGCCCCTCATCGATGCGAATGCCGCTGCGCTCGACCAGTTCCGGTCGCACGTAGGTGAAGCGTTCGGCGCGCTCGGCCAGGCTGCTGAGCACATCTAATTCGGCCAGCGCGGCCGCGCTCTGCTGCAACTCGGCCAGGTGCGGCAGCAGCAGATCGAACAGCTCGTCATACAGCTGTTTCTCCAGTGCCAGCGCTTTCCCCTTGGAGGTGAGTACCTTGTCCTCATACTCCTTCAGCTCGGGGATGATGTAGCGCTCGGCATTTTTCAGCGTCTGGCGGCGCACATAGTGGATCGGTACCAGATGGCTCTGGCCACGGCTGACCTGGATGTAGTAGCCATGGACCGCATTAAAGCCGACCTTGAGGGTGTCTAGGCCGAGCTTCTCGCGTTCGCGGATTTCCAGCCGATCGAGGTAGTCGCTGGCGCCCTCCGCCAGAGCACGCCACTCATCCAGCTCGGCATGGTAGCCGCTGGCGATCACGCCCCCATCGCGTACCAGCACCGGCGGCGTCTCGACCAGCGCCCGTTCTAACAGTTCGCACAGGGCGTCGAAGCGCCCCGCCTGATGCGCCAGCGGCGCCAGCGCCGAGCCACCCTGTTCAGCGAGTAGGGTTTGCACTGCGGGCAACTGTTGGAAGGCGAGGCGCATGCGCGCCAGATCGCGTGGCCGTGCGCTGCGCAGCGCCAGGCGCGCCAGAATCCGCTCCAGATCGCCGACTTGGCGGAGCAGGGGCTGCAGATCCGCCACGATGGGCTGTAGTGCCGCGATGGCGTCCTGTCGCTGCTGCAGGACCTGCCGATCGCGGATCGGCATATGCAGCCAGCGTTTCAGCATACGGCTGCCCATCGCGGTGACGCTGGCGTCCAATACCGCCGCCAGGGTGTTCTCCTGGCCGCCCGCCAGGTTTTGCGTCAGTTCCAGGTTACGCCGGGTTGCGGCATCCATGATGATGCCATCCTGTTGGCGCTCCATGGTGATGGCGCGGATGTGGGGCAGCATGGTGCGCTGGGTATCCTTGGCGTACTGTAACAGGCAGCCGGCGGCGCGTAGCGCCAGTGGGGCCAGCTCCACGCCGAAACCGCTTAAGTCGCGGGTGCCAAACTGTAGCGTGAGCTGTTGGCGAGCGGTCTCTAGTTCAAACTCCCACATCGGTCGGCGGCGTAGGCCGCGACGCTGTTCGATCAGCGCCATGGCGGCAAACTCCTCCGGATAGAGCAGTTCGGCCGGATTGGTGCGCTGCAGCTCGGCGGCCATGCTCTCGGCATCCTGTGGCTCGGCGGCACGGAAGCGACCAGAGCTGATATCCAATGTGGCGTAACCGAAGCCGTTGGCAGACTGCCAGATCGCGGCTAGCAGGTTATCCTGACGTTCGTTGAGCAGGGCCTCGTCGCTGACGGTACCGGGGGTGACGATGCGCACCACCTTGCGCTCGACCGGTCCCTTGCTGGTGGCCGGATCGCCGATCTGTTCGCAGATGGCGGCCGACTCACCCAGTTGCACCAGCTTGGCGAGATAGTTTTCCACCGCATGATAGGGCACCCCGGCCATGGGGATCGGCTCTCCGGCCGAGGCCCCGCGCTTGGTCAGCGAGATATCCAGCAGTTGAGACGCACGGCGGGCATCGTCATAGAACAGTTCGTAGAAGTCCCCCATCCGATAGAACAGCAGGATGTCCGGGTGCTGCGCCTTGAGGCGGAGATACTGCTGCATCATCGGGGTGTGGGCGTCAAAGTTGTCCGTGGTGGTCATGAGTCTGCGTTATCCGTGTGATTGATGCCGGCCTGGGGTAGTGGGCGCGGAAAGCTTGCCGCCGCGCTCGGATGCTAGGGCCGGAAACCGTTAGCACAGCATGATAACCAACTCTGCCGGACGGGGAAACCGCACCAGCGGATACGCGGTGCGATTTCGCCGTGGTTTCAGGGTAAGGGGGTGCGGCGTCGCTTGATGGCGAAGGTGGGCGACTGCAGTAGCGAGGCGGAGAGTTGCAGCCATTCTCGGGTTCGCGTCAGCCCTAGCTTATGCAGCGCGGTACGGCGTTGGGTATAGAGACACTTGACGCTGACGCCGCATTGTTCGGCCATCTGTGCGAGGGGAACGCCCTGTGCGCTCCATTTTAAGACCCGCAACTCGCGCTCGGTCAGGTAGGGGCGCACTGTCGCCGTTAGCCTCTCGGGCGAAGCGTCGAGCCAGCAGGCGAGTTGAAATAGCCAGCGTGACAGGTCGCGCGAATCATAGAGGACGGCATCGAAGCCGAGCGCACAGAGCACGCTGGCTAACCCGGCGTGTTGCGGCTCGACGATGGCGAGGGCCGGGAGTTTGTCGGCGTGGCGCCGTGTCAGCCGTGCCATCTGTTGGCTGAGCTCCGCCAGACGCTGACTATTGAGTTGGCCGGGGCAGACGATGAGGCGACCGTTCAGCGCAGGATGAGTGAGCAAGGGGGTGAGTGAGGGGAAACATTGGGTCTCGAGATGGGGCGTGAGTAAGGCGGCCAGCCCGGTGGCAAAGAGTGGGTTCGGGGTGACGATATAGACGCGCTGCCTCGATGGGGATGGGGGAAGGGGAACGCTGTGCATAACGCCTCCAGGGTGTGCGACAAGAGCCCATTAAGTGTAGGCGTTGTCGGCACGCTGTCCATTTCGGCGGCGGCGCGTGGAACCGTGCCTGGCATCGTGTGACGTCAGGCACGATGGGACGATCAGTGTGCGGTCTTGACGGCGGATTTCATGGCGTCTTTCAGATCGCGGAGTTTTTGCTGCGGATGCTGTTTACAGCTCTCCAGGACCTTCGGCACCGAGAAGGTTTCGACCTCGCTCCAGTCAACGTAATCGCCGCCACGGTAGTCGGTATCTTTGTTGAGCAGCCAGAACGCTACAGGCGTCATCGCCTTGGGATTGAGGTTGATGAACTCCTTGCAGGTCATCTGTTGCGGGGTGGTGTCTGTCGCCGCGTGTGCGAGATTGACGGTAGCGCATGCTAGGGCGGCGAATAGGGTGACGCGTGTCATCTTCAGTATGCTCATTATGGTCATAGCCTCATTTCAGCGAGAATAACGGAACGGCCTAATTATATTATAAATATTATTTTTCATCTGAATGAATGCTGTTTTTGTCTGCTTTGTAGAGGGGCCATCGCCCGCCCGTCACGGGCGCATGGCGCGGGCTGACGCGGATTATCCGACGCCATCATGGGAAGCCCGCCACGATCAATTCGTCATTCCTATCCTATTGATAGGCGATATCTCGCGATAATCGTCTGAATCATCTCGCTTTCGCGCCGATAGTGTCAGGGTGGATAACGATCCAGGGAGACGTCGGGCCGATGGGCTGGCTCGGTGGTGATAGCGTTGCGCGAGTCAACGAAGGGAGTGCGAAAACACGATTTTGCCGCCGGAGTGGCGGCGTTTTACTTGAGGGAAGGTCATGTTGGCGGCAGTACGCGATTATCTTCAGCGGGTCTCCATCGGCGGCAGGATTGTTATCTGTTTTGCGCTGGTGTTGGTACTGGTCTTAGTGTTAGTGGGCGTTAGCGTCTGGCAAGTTGAGAAAATAAATAGTTCGTTAGAGCAAATCAATGACGTTAACAATGTAAAACAGCAGCTGGCCGTCGACTTGCGCGGTAGCGTGCACGATCGCGCGATCGCGCTGCGTGATGTGCTCTTGGTGGATAGCGCGGCGTTGCCCGCTGTCGTGCGCGATATCGAGCGCTTAGGCGGCGATTATCAGCGCGCCTGGCAGCATTTGGAGCAGTTGCGTGCCGGGCAAGTGGGGTTAAGCGCCCAGGAGCAGACGTTGTTGCACCAGCTGGCGACGACGGAGTCACAGACCTTGCCGTTGATGCGGCAGATCATCGCCCTGCGTGAGGCGGGGCAGAGCGGGGCGGCGGCACAACTCCTGTTGCAACAAGCGGGCCCTCACTTTGTGACCTGGCTTAAGCAGATCAACGCCTTTATCAGCGTCGAGGAGGGCTACAGTAACGCCCAGACGCAACTGGCGCGCGGTGTCTCCGAGCACTTCCGCTTCCTGATGCTGATCTTGGCCGGACTGGCGGCGGCCACGGTCGTGTGGATCGCTCGCTCCATCCGGCGCACGATTCGTGTGACCCTGGGAGCGGAACCGGTGGCGTTGCGGCGCCTGATCAATGCCATTGCGCAGGGTGACTTGCAGTACCGCCTGGCGCAATCGGCGGCGCCGGGCAGTATTCTGGCGACGACACAGGCGATGCAGAGTGCCTTGACTCACCTGTTGGGGCAGGTAAAAAACTCAGAGCAGCAGTTGGCTGGCGTTAGCCAAGGGCTGACCAGCGGTAGTGGCGAGCTGGCCGCGCGCAGTGATAGTCAATCCTCTTCGATTCAACAGACGGCGGCGGCGATCGCGCAGTTTGCCGCGGCGGTGAAGCGTAACTCGGAGAATGCCGCTCAGGCGGATAGCCTAGTGGCCGATGCCGGCGAGCAGGTGTCTGAGGGCAGTCGCGTGATCCATGATGTGGTGGCTGATATGGAGTTGATTATTAAGGATTCTGCGGAGATTTCCGACATTACGCAGATCATCGAGTCTATCGCGTTTCAAACGAATATTTTGGCGCTGAATGCGGCGGTCGAGGCGGCGCGGGCCGGGAGTCAGGGGCGCGGGTTTGCGGTGGTCGCCTCCGAGGTCCGGGCCTTGGCGCAACGTTCTTCGCTGGCGGCTCGCGATATCGGCCAATTGCTGGCGAAATCGGTCCAACGGGTACGTCGTAATGCCGACTCGGTCGATAGTGCGGCCAGTTGCATGGCGCGGATCGATGCGGCGATGTTGCAGGTGAAACAGGCGGTGAATCTGATCAGTGCCGACTCCGCCGAGCAGGCGGGGACGGTTGATGGCGTGGTCAGCGCCGTGGCCTTTATGGATGAGAGTATTCGCCAGAATGCCGCGCTCTCCGAACAGCTGGCCGGCGATGCCCGTGCGCTGGAGGGACACGCTCAGGAGCTGCATGGCAGTATCGATCGTTTCCGGATCTAATACTCCACTGGAGCGCCCCTTGCGGGCGCTCACATTAGCCCCTTCTCGCCGATATTTTTTTATTCCTTACTTTCTCATTGCTTAGCGTTATTTATTTAATCCTTATCCTAATCTTTCTATAAATAATCACTCTCAATAATTTGCCTGTTCACCTATTTTGGCGATCACTTAAAGGGCATAGGACGACGTGTGGCGATCGCGCTTCACCCTTCGGTATCTGTCGTCAACGATTGGCTTGTTGGGAGAGAGAGAATGAAAAAAGGTCATGATATTCATGGGGAGTATTTGGATTCTCGTTTTGGCTCGGAAGCGATCCGTACGGCGGCGGAGGCTCATCAATTTCCTCAGGGGGAGATGCGTGAGGATATCGCCTTCCAGGTGATCAACGATGAGCTGTTTTTAGACGGAAACGCCCGGCAAAATTTGGCGACCTTTTGCCAGACCTGGGATGACGATTATGTGCATCGTCTGATGGATATTTCGAT contains the following coding sequences:
- the mutS gene encoding DNA mismatch repair protein MutS; protein product: MTTTDNFDAHTPMMQQYLRLKAQHPDILLFYRMGDFYELFYDDARRASQLLDISLTKRGASAGEPIPMAGVPYHAVENYLAKLVQLGESAAICEQIGDPATSKGPVERKVVRIVTPGTVSDEALLNERQDNLLAAIWQSANGFGYATLDISSGRFRAAEPQDAESMAAELQRTNPAELLYPEEFAAMALIEQRRGLRRRPMWEFELETARQQLTLQFGTRDLSGFGVELAPLALRAAGCLLQYAKDTQRTMLPHIRAITMERQQDGIIMDAATRRNLELTQNLAGGQENTLAAVLDASVTAMGSRMLKRWLHMPIRDRQVLQQRQDAIAALQPIVADLQPLLRQVGDLERILARLALRSARPRDLARMRLAFQQLPAVQTLLAEQGGSALAPLAHQAGRFDALCELLERALVETPPVLVRDGGVIASGYHAELDEWRALAEGASDYLDRLEIREREKLGLDTLKVGFNAVHGYYIQVSRGQSHLVPIHYVRRQTLKNAERYIIPELKEYEDKVLTSKGKALALEKQLYDELFDLLLPHLAELQQSAAALAELDVLSSLAERAERFTYVRPELVERSGIRIDEGRHPVVERVLKEPFIANPLHLSPARRMLVITGPNMGGKSTYMRQTALIVLLAHIGSFVPAERAVIGPVDRIFTRVGAADDLASGRSTFMVEMTETANILHNATEHSLVLMDEIGRGTSTYDGLSLAWACAESLASRIKAMTLFATHYFELTTLPEQLEGVYNVHLDALEHGDTIAFMHSVQEGAASKSYGLAVAALAGVPRDVIKRARQKLRELELLSQQGSHSQAERAQLPLLAEVEPSPALEALTTLDPDSLTPRQALDWLYRLKGML
- a CDS encoding helix-turn-helix transcriptional regulator; its protein translation is MHSVPLPPSPSRQRVYIVTPNPLFATGLAALLTPHLETQCFPSLTPLLTHPALNGRLIVCPGQLNSQRLAELSQQMARLTRRHADKLPALAIVEPQHAGLASVLCALGFDAVLYDSRDLSRWLFQLACWLDASPERLTATVRPYLTERELRVLKWSAQGVPLAQMAEQCGVSVKCLYTQRRTALHKLGLTRTREWLQLSASLLQSPTFAIKRRRTPLP
- the hdeB gene encoding acid-activated periplasmic chaperone HdeB, producing the protein MSILKMTRVTLFAALACATVNLAHAATDTTPQQMTCKEFINLNPKAMTPVAFWLLNKDTDYRGGDYVDWSEVETFSVPKVLESCKQHPQQKLRDLKDAMKSAVKTAH
- a CDS encoding methyl-accepting chemotaxis protein → MLAAVRDYLQRVSIGGRIVICFALVLVLVLVLVGVSVWQVEKINSSLEQINDVNNVKQQLAVDLRGSVHDRAIALRDVLLVDSAALPAVVRDIERLGGDYQRAWQHLEQLRAGQVGLSAQEQTLLHQLATTESQTLPLMRQIIALREAGQSGAAAQLLLQQAGPHFVTWLKQINAFISVEEGYSNAQTQLARGVSEHFRFLMLILAGLAAATVVWIARSIRRTIRVTLGAEPVALRRLINAIAQGDLQYRLAQSAAPGSILATTQAMQSALTHLLGQVKNSEQQLAGVSQGLTSGSGELAARSDSQSSSIQQTAAAIAQFAAAVKRNSENAAQADSLVADAGEQVSEGSRVIHDVVADMELIIKDSAEISDITQIIESIAFQTNILALNAAVEAARAGSQGRGFAVVASEVRALAQRSSLAARDIGQLLAKSVQRVRRNADSVDSAASCMARIDAAMLQVKQAVNLISADSAEQAGTVDGVVSAVAFMDESIRQNAALSEQLAGDARALEGHAQELHGSIDRFRI